The Dehalogenimonas lykanthroporepellens BL-DC-9 genome includes a window with the following:
- a CDS encoding Rubrerythrin (PFAM: Rubrerythrin; Rubredoxin-type Fe(Cys)4 protein~KEGG: det:DET0406 rubrerythrin/rubredoxin), with translation MGKTEQNLEAAFAGESQANRKYLFFAERADVEGMPQIARLFRAAAEAETVHARNHLRVAGGIEETASNLEAAVNGEQYEFSSMYPDFIEQARKDGHSQAVRSFESANAVEKIHHSLFQKALNDVGLGIKTDEKPYFVCQVCGNTVLEVPDNCPICNAPRESFNKVD, from the coding sequence ATGGGAAAGACCGAGCAAAATCTGGAAGCGGCTTTTGCTGGAGAGAGCCAGGCCAACCGGAAATACCTGTTTTTCGCCGAGCGGGCCGATGTCGAGGGCATGCCTCAGATAGCGCGCCTCTTCCGGGCCGCGGCTGAGGCGGAGACGGTTCATGCCCGAAATCACCTGCGGGTGGCCGGTGGAATTGAAGAGACCGCATCCAATCTCGAGGCGGCGGTAAACGGGGAGCAGTACGAATTCAGCAGTATGTATCCGGATTTCATCGAACAGGCCAGGAAAGACGGTCATAGCCAGGCGGTACGCTCCTTCGAGAGCGCCAATGCGGTGGAGAAAATCCATCATTCACTCTTCCAGAAAGCGTTGAACGATGTCGGGCTGGGTATCAAAACCGACGAAAAGCCCTATTTTGTCTGCCAGGTCTGCGGCAACACCGTTCTGGAAGTTCCTGACAACTGTCCCATCTGTAACGCGCCCAGAGAGTCTTTCAATAAGGTTGATTGA
- a CDS encoding Polynucleotide adenylyltransferase region (PFAM: Polynucleotide adenylyltransferase region~KEGG: dev:DhcVS_352 polyA polymerase, tRNA nucleotidyltransferase), translating into MKEPINLSGDMNRLLPAEALQIISQASTSAERLGFRVFLVGGVVRDILLERNGFDLDLAVEGDAIELARSLSADRARITVHHRFNTARVGFDSYHLDIARTRCETYTRPGSLPTVRPGTIEDDLGRRDFTVNAMALSLNRDDYGNLIDRHDGRGDLEAGLIRVLHAASFTDDATRLWRAIRYEQRFGFAIEPHTLEIFRRDINRIVDITPDRQRYELECVLSEARPETVFSRADELGLLNRWHPALSGDEWLKQSCRRLRAIQAATPSAYLALLCWRLDAEQKDSLARTLKLSRRQYRVLQESTVIRDSLSLLDSSQAPPSRIASLLRSLDTDVLSAARAALEPGRSVENIEQYLATWSRVTPVLNGENLLELGVPRGPDIGRLLEELRDLTIDGAIDSRQAEEHHVRDWLTRRGLS; encoded by the coding sequence ATGAAAGAACCCATCAATCTGTCCGGGGACATGAACCGCTTATTACCGGCCGAGGCTTTGCAGATCATCAGTCAAGCTTCAACCTCAGCGGAACGGCTGGGCTTTCGCGTGTTCCTGGTCGGCGGGGTCGTCCGGGACATCCTGCTGGAACGGAATGGTTTCGATTTGGACCTGGCTGTCGAAGGCGACGCCATTGAACTGGCCAGATCGCTGTCCGCCGACCGGGCAAGAATAACCGTTCACCACCGCTTCAATACCGCGCGGGTGGGCTTCGACAGCTATCACCTGGATATAGCCCGCACCCGATGCGAAACTTACACCCGCCCGGGATCCCTGCCGACAGTTCGGCCGGGAACCATTGAAGACGACCTCGGCCGGCGGGACTTTACGGTCAACGCCATGGCCCTGTCACTGAATCGGGATGATTACGGCAATCTGATCGACCGGCACGACGGCCGGGGCGACCTGGAAGCCGGGCTAATTCGGGTACTCCATGCGGCCAGCTTCACCGATGACGCCACGCGTCTGTGGCGGGCAATTCGTTATGAACAGCGTTTCGGTTTTGCCATTGAACCCCATACCCTGGAGATATTCCGGCGTGACATCAACCGTATCGTCGATATCACGCCTGACCGCCAGCGCTATGAACTGGAATGTGTCCTGAGTGAAGCCCGTCCGGAAACTGTGTTCAGCCGCGCCGATGAACTCGGCTTGCTGAACCGGTGGCATCCGGCCCTGAGTGGTGATGAATGGCTGAAGCAGTCCTGCCGACGGCTCCGGGCCATCCAGGCCGCCACCCCCTCAGCCTACCTGGCCCTACTCTGCTGGCGACTGGACGCGGAACAAAAAGACTCACTGGCCAGGACACTGAAACTGAGCCGCCGGCAATATCGCGTTCTGCAGGAAAGCACCGTTATCAGGGACAGCTTGTCCCTGCTTGATTCCTCCCAGGCGCCACCCAGCCGCATAGCCTCTTTGCTTCGTAGCCTGGACACCGACGTTCTGTCTGCCGCCCGGGCGGCACTGGAACCCGGGCGGTCGGTAGAAAACATCGAGCAGTATCTGGCAACATGGAGCCGGGTCACTCCTGTGCTCAACGGAGAAAATCTACTCGAACTGGGAGTTCCCCGCGGCCCCGACATCGGCCGCCTGCTGGAAGAACTGCGTGACCTTACCATTGATGGTGCCATTGACAGCCGTCAGGCGGAGGAGCACCATGTCCGGGACTGGCTGACCCGCCGGGGTCTGTCCTGA
- a CDS encoding cation diffusion facilitator family transporter (KEGG: deg:DehalGT_0282 cation diffusion facilitator family transporter~TIGRFAM: cation diffusion facilitator family transporter~PFAM: cation efflux protein) yields the protein MNYSKTGTAALSIASNSMLIMLKVVVGIMTGAVSILAEAIHSGLDLVAAVIAFFGVRAADQPADHEHAFGHGKWENVSGTIEAILIFAAAIWIIVEAVERIIHGAAVEMLGWGIAVMAVSVIANTLVSRRLFKVARATDSLALEADGQHLRTDVMTSAGVMVGLGLVQITGWQLLDPLVAIGVALIIIKAAWDILHKSFGGIIDTALPEEERQAIAGVIDAHRRNLAGFHSLRTRKAGSQRFAELHLVVSRHLSVDEAHQLCDHLEADLAEKLPRLEITLHVEPCQDDDCPICAVPACAHRQTPDTAYRKR from the coding sequence ATGAATTATTCCAAAACCGGCACCGCCGCCCTGTCGATAGCCTCCAACAGCATGTTGATTATGCTCAAGGTGGTCGTCGGCATCATGACCGGAGCCGTCAGCATACTGGCCGAAGCCATTCATTCCGGGCTCGATCTGGTGGCGGCCGTCATCGCTTTTTTTGGCGTCCGCGCCGCCGACCAGCCGGCTGACCATGAACACGCCTTCGGGCATGGCAAATGGGAGAACGTTTCCGGCACCATCGAGGCCATCCTTATTTTCGCCGCCGCCATCTGGATTATCGTCGAAGCCGTCGAGCGCATTATTCACGGCGCCGCGGTGGAAATGCTTGGCTGGGGCATCGCTGTCATGGCGGTTTCAGTCATCGCCAACACCCTGGTCAGCCGAAGACTGTTCAAGGTCGCCAGGGCGACCGATTCACTGGCGCTGGAGGCCGACGGCCAACACCTCCGGACAGACGTCATGACTTCAGCCGGGGTTATGGTCGGTCTGGGACTGGTACAAATCACCGGCTGGCAGTTACTGGATCCCCTGGTCGCCATCGGCGTTGCCCTGATAATTATCAAAGCCGCCTGGGATATCCTTCATAAATCATTCGGCGGCATCATCGATACTGCCCTGCCGGAAGAAGAACGCCAAGCCATTGCGGGGGTCATTGACGCTCATCGCCGTAACCTGGCCGGTTTCCATAGCCTGCGCACCCGCAAAGCCGGCTCACAGCGCTTCGCTGAACTGCACCTGGTGGTTTCCCGGCACTTATCTGTGGATGAAGCTCACCAGCTATGCGACCATCTCGAAGCCGACCTGGCGGAGAAACTGCCCCGGCTGGAAATCACCCTGCACGTCGAACCGTGCCAGGACGATGATTGTCCGATCTGCGCCGTACCGGCCTGCGCCCACCGGCAGACACCGGACACTGCGTACCGCAAACGTTAG